The Polyodon spathula isolate WHYD16114869_AA chromosome 3, ASM1765450v1, whole genome shotgun sequence genome has a segment encoding these proteins:
- the LOC121312775 gene encoding ras-related protein Ral-A, giving the protein MAANKPKGQNSLVLHKVIMVGSGGVGKSALTLQFMYDEFVEDYEPTKADSYRKKVVLDGEEVQIDILDTAGQEDYAAIRDNYFRSGEGFLCVFSITELESFAATADFREQILRVKEDENVPFLLVGNKSDLEDKRQVSVEEAKTRAEQWSVNYVETSAKTRANVDKVFFDLMREVRARKMEDSKEKNGKKKRKSLASRIRDRCCIL; this is encoded by the exons ATGGCAGCTAACAAGCCTAAAGGACAGAACTCCCTGGTTTTACACAAAGTGATCATGGTCGGGAGTGGGGGTGTAGGAAAGTCAGCGTTAACGCTCCAGTTCATGTATGATGAG TTTGTGGAAGACTATGAGCCTACCAAAGCAGACAGCTACAGGAAGAAAGTGGTGCTGGACGGGGAGGAAGTGCAGATTGACATTCTGGACACTGCTGGACAGGAGGACTATGCTGCTATCAGAGACAACTACTTTAGGAGTGGGGAGGGCTTCCTCTGCGTCTTCTCCATCACAGAGCTCGAGTCCTTTGCAGCTACGGCAGATTTTAG AGAGCAGATCTTGAGAGTGAAGGAGGATGAAAATGTCCCTTTCTTGCTGGTGGGCAACAAGTCAGATTTGGAAGACAAGAGACAGGTCTCTGTGGAAGAAGCTAAAACACGGGCTGAGCAGTGGAGTGTAAACTATGTGGAAACATCTGCAAAAACAAGAGCCAATGTGGACAAG GTGTTCTTTGATTTAATGAGAGAGGTCCGCGCACGGAAaatggaagacagcaaagaaaagaatGGAAAGAAGAAGAGGAAAAGCCTTGCCAGCAGAATCCGAGATAGATGTTGCATTTTATAA